A window from Flavobacteriales bacterium encodes these proteins:
- a CDS encoding T9SS type A sorting domain-containing protein has product MMKTKTTFIKRSIFLGGCAWVCISLFTQYFTTPPAGVTGAPGETTCYTSGCHEHGAVNGPNGEGHIIFPGTQSYIPGNTYRLQVLLKESNLKAFGFELTAIDSSGNQAGDFVIVDSSNTAYQTLGQRIYISHADVPSNQNPDSMIWEFDWVAPATNIGDVRFYMAGLAAIGILSQPLGNVYTDSLMITPDMASISSYLNSMQNSIRTFPQPATDMVNITIDSKEHPQKIAVYSLSGERMKINDILSTKGIRFSCEHFAEGVYIVNIVSDRGKQYSAKCVVRR; this is encoded by the coding sequence ATGATGAAAACCAAAACAACATTTATCAAGCGGTCAATATTCTTAGGCGGGTGTGCATGGGTATGCATCAGTTTGTTTACCCAATATTTTACGACACCCCCGGCTGGCGTTACGGGAGCCCCGGGAGAAACAACCTGCTATACCTCCGGATGCCATGAACACGGAGCCGTAAATGGTCCCAATGGCGAAGGGCATATTATTTTTCCGGGCACGCAGTCATATATCCCCGGAAATACCTACCGACTACAAGTGTTATTGAAAGAATCGAATCTGAAAGCGTTTGGCTTTGAGCTGACCGCCATAGACAGCAGCGGAAACCAGGCCGGAGATTTTGTCATTGTAGATTCATCCAATACGGCATATCAAACCCTTGGACAAAGAATCTATATCTCACACGCTGATGTTCCCTCCAATCAAAACCCAGACTCGATGATCTGGGAATTCGATTGGGTGGCGCCTGCAACCAATATAGGGGATGTGCGATTTTATATGGCTGGCCTGGCAGCCATAGGGATATTAAGCCAGCCGTTGGGCAATGTATATACGGATTCACTAATGATCACGCCCGACATGGCCTCCATCTCATCGTATTTAAATAGCATGCAGAATAGCATCCGGACATTTCCTCAGCCGGCTACAGATATGGTCAATATCACCATAGACAGCAAGGAACATCCGCAGAAAATAGCTGTATATTCTTTGTCAGGTGAACGCATGAAAATAAATGATATCCTAAGCACAAAGGGAATCCGTTTTTCATGCGAACATTTTGCTGAAGGAGTCTACATTGTTAATATTGTCAGCGACCGCGGGAAGCAGTATTCCGCAAAGTGTGTTGTAAGGAGGTAG